The Plasmodium brasilianum strain Bolivian I chromosome 6, whole genome shotgun sequence genomic interval aaaatgagatgataaattaaaatgataaGAAAGATTAAAACGTGAAGAAAGATTAAAACGTGAAGAAAGATTAAAACGTGAAGAAAGATTAAAACGTGAAGAAAGATTAAAACGATAAGAAAGATTAAAAcgataagaaaaattaaaacgataagaaaaattaaaacgataagaaaaattaaaacgataagaaaaattaaaacgataagaaaaattaaaacgataagaaaaattaaaacgataagaaattataaaatgctaaaaaaaataaaaataatgaaggaAGAAACTTGTTTTTAACTTCAATGAAAATGCAAAAAGGGGCCACTAGGACAGTAGCTTCGAAGTTTTAACagcaaaatttatataaactcATTTACCACTGTTCACGTGTAAGCAGAAATGTACatgcacacatatgtatatgtgtaggtatatgtacacgtatatgtatatacacatgtacatgtatgtgtgtatttttttttttttttttttaaagtgaAAATGGGGGTGGAGGGAAACATCTAAGTAGGAACCTTCCTATTTTGAAAGTTAAAAAACTTTCTGACCCTGTTATAAAGTCGTTcacataaaacatattttgatattaaaatgttaatagcaatatttaaaatgttcaaaaaaataaattttattttatgccCAGTGCTGAGtatattatttccatttGGTCCATAAAAACTTAAGCCACTTGCTGAATAGGAAATTGCATCcaaaattttgatttttgttctttttgaaACTTCGTCATTGCAATTCATGCGAAACAGACAAGTTAGCTTGTTGGGTCCTCCGACTGTCAAGTATAGTAAAAAGACGTTTATTAGGCAATAATACCTGCAAAAGGGGGGAGGAGGGAATAAAAGGTAATAAAAGATGTAGTATCGTGGAAATAGGATAAGATGCGTGGAAGTATGATGAATAAAGAGATGGGCGGACGGCATATAATACCAGAATGGGTAGCAAACATAACAATGAAAACTTAAggaaatatgtaaaaacgTGGGTGCATGCAAAGGTAAGGCGGAAGACGTGTTGTGGCGGATTGCTGCAGCGAATGGCAGTTAGATGTTCATGTACTTACGTCATAAAGGTATAATTGGTAAAAATGTGCTTCCTGTATTTTCCTCCAAATGTGAGTATAAGGGCACTATTTACAATTTGAAAACAAAACCAAATACATGAGAGAAAACTCTCATAATTATCACTCATAAGCCACCATGACGATTTTGGTGCTGACGTGTTCATGTCATATGAAGATggtaaatcatatatataaaaaaattgaaaaattattaaataaaagaaaaaaaaattgacaaTAAGTGTGCATAATAAAGAAAGAATAGTCTGTGCACCAACAATACTGGATGTTGGTGTTtgtgtttttaatttacaagCTGGTTTTGATAATGTCATTGATTTGgctagtaataataaaattatattatcaaaaaataaatacccATATTCTGACATGACAGCATGAgcattcataaataaaacaatttttattattgaaatCATAAAACCGTAGAgaagcatatatttatagcaATTTATAGAGGTAACTAAACAAGCTCTTCCTTCTCTTAATATATCAATAacactttttaaattttcatttttactacTAAAAGGTGAAACAATAGATGAATCGGAATTTGATAAAGCTAAACCTGCAtgagaaatttttaaagcaCCACAATCATTACTTCCATCTCCGCACATACCACATATGTAATCAAATTTTATGAAGTCTCTAATAATTTCCATCTTATTATTCGGGGTTAGTCTTGAAAATATGCGAATtcttaacaaaaaatttttgtatcCTTCTGGATTTTTGCTAACGCAAAATTGGTGCTGTGACTGCGGCTGCTGCTTCTGTTTGTGCTGTTGttcctcttcttcctccTCTTCTAAACTtcttatatgaaatatatgagATCTTACATGTTTGTACGCTTCACCGGTTAGTATTATttccttatatatatctttatacaGTACAAGATTCGTatcaattttattatcattttggATATTTACAAATCTTAACTCGTTGTTTAACACATATCCATaaactattatattttcttctacTCGATCCTCTTCACTCCCTTGAgtagataatatattattttcctcCAAATGTTTTTGATCTACGGGAttcatatatgaatattcaTTATTCCCCCTCCCCTTTTTGTTGTTCACATATGTGTTATGATTCCTGTTGTTGGAGGTGTTACCATATGGACAACTCTCCCTACCACGTTCTCCTGCATTCGCATTGCTTCTTTCCCCCTCGTTCGGGGAACGGGACAGTAACATCATATTTTCATCGTCACTCTCTTGATCCTTGTTGCCTTCATATTTCTTGTTCAATGCAGAGTACTTATGAGCATTGTTTTTATTAGGATCCTcttctttttcaatttttttttttttctcattttttttttgacttttttgttcattctGGTTATGCATAAAGTTAGATGAGTAGTGATGACTTCCTTCCTTTCCCTTGTTTGATTTGAGGAAATTTTCAAACGACAAAAATTTGGTTTCATTTGAACGGTATGCATTTTCACTTGGGAGGTATAGATGTTCCTTTTCATTatcaatttctttttcccctatattttttgcaaaatcCGATGCTGTACTCGAATCAATACTTAACGTAAAAAAggattcataaaaatttatattattaaataagccTATTCTATTACCAACGTATAAACAGTTATATGCGTTATCTCCAGTTAAGATAACCGGTCTAATGGAAGAACTCTTTAAAGTCTGAATTACACTCTCTGCATCTTTCTTTATATGATTACTGAACATAATTAATGACAAGAAATTCATATTCTTTTCTAATTCTTCTCTAGAGAGAAGTAAAACTTGTTCATAGGATggattataaataattttaaaagctAAAGCAATAACATAAAAAccatttttactatattcttgttctttttttttgaaaaagtataattcctcatttttaacacatttctgataaattttatcaaatgaaccttttgaaaaaacagtaaaaaatttttccttaaaatCAAAATTACCATAAGCTAATGTTGTAGAAgtttttgtataataatcGAACtcaaacatttttaaaatatcgaaatatttgtatgtgtTATTTATCCTTAATGACACTCTTTTTATATCcatattatgtttatttgtgTAATTCGTAATCATCATCTCTGTTGCTTCAAACAACTTCTTGTCAATTTCGTTTCCAtaaatattgttattgtCATAGTATACACACGAACTGCCAGCTAGTGCATAAATTAGTAGATGATAATTTGAGGGAGTATTTTTAAGAGTAACCTTGTTTGTCCACATCAACTTACTATTATACAGAAGAGACGTTACTGAGTTCATCGACGAATTCGAATTGTTAAAGAGGCTACTTCTTATGGGGGCATATTCGTTATATTCGCGTTCGTCCTTGCTACTCCGCTTCTTATCTACGCTTTTGTCCATGCTACTCTGCTTGGCATCTTCCCCTTTTTCATTACAACTTTTCTCACTGTTCAACTTCTTCTCTttcctttgttttttttttttttttgcgcaATGCACCCCGTCGATAAGATCCGGgacaatattaattaaaacgTCTTGTTCGTCCTTTATATCCTTTTTGTGGTCTAAGCATGTGTTATCAGTACTTGACTTGTCGTGTTCCCCTCCATATAGCCTTCCATCCATATTTACATTTCTAACATGTGCTATATCATCTATTAGATTATTCTGttctattctttttttgagCTCTTCactatttacattattttttttatcctgtAATGTATATTGGTATGTCTTTCCCTCGTAAGGTTTCTGCTCTTCCATTTCATCATAACTCTGAAATATGTCTTCACTGGATGTTCGGCTATTTTTCTCGCGCATATTAAAACTGGGAGATTTATCCCTCTTCTCCTCCTTCTCCTCCTTCTCCTTCTCCTCCTCCTCCTTCTCCTTCTCCTCCTTCTCCTTCTCCTCCTTCTCCTTCTCCTCCTCCTCCTTCTCCTTCTCCTCCTCCTCATCCTCATtcgtttcctttttttcgttaTGCAGAACATCATTCGGGGCAAGTTTCTCATCTTTCCCCTTCGTTTTATCCCCATTAACCATATGTGTCATATGTTTCTCTTTGTACGAAATTCTGACTTGTTCAGTTTTTTCCCCATCCACGTTTTCTGCACCCCTTGCGTTGTCATTACTAGAGTAGAAGGAGCGCCTTGAGTTGCTGCGACTGTGGCTTCGATTGTGGGAGCGGTCTGGATAGGGGTCGATGATGTGGTTACTTCCGCTGTTGTCGTTGTTAGGTTCGCTCTTGTCTACTTCTATCTCGTCTACTTCGCTTTTGTTGTAGACTTCTCTCTTGTCTACTTCGCTCTTGTCTACTTCTATCTCGTCTACTTCTATCTCGTCTACTTCGCTCTTGTATGCTTCTCTTTTTTTGCAGCCCCCGATTTTTGCGAACCCAGTTCTCTGGTAACCCTGAGTAACAGATTTAGAACTAGGAGCGATGAAAGAAGAGGGTCTTTCACATTTCATATCATACACATCATCAATCATGCCCCTGTTGAAAGGACCTTTTTCTGTTAagtttattttcttttcagtcaaaatattattacaaaagtGCACACCTGAGAATTCTATGTTATGATCTGTTAATGTTCCAGtcttatcaaaaaaaaaaattcgaaTTTTACCGCATATAGGTATTCTAGATGGAGCTATACAAcaaatgtttttttctttttttaatctatTAGTAGATATATTTAATCCTATATTTAAAACTACTGGTGTCCAAACAGGTAAAATTTGTGATAACGTTCCTAGTGTATAGAATATGGATGTCATGTTAAGGCCTAAATAAcgtatttgaaaatata includes:
- a CDS encoding cation transporting P-ATPase, whose translation is MIKFCKSDSLLIDYNELKYICFFYTFLLIYFLVWYIWKKHYQQEINKKHRWKYNEGICKNENTEFFNFIYESESCDEVIVRQEGYKNSVIGFLLKNISIFLYVLTHIIIIILIGNEYCIYENHEILWNDRALIFFIFFLLSFIITYSILIVRRHMHSFFLKPALLKDSDYVLVYTKNEEYINVYRDIYKQFFNLANLFFKNCITVLSKHFYVFLNVYHSYLNMIKNFINSKDNTDMNHLRNKKYDNNMSAEDTTVKKHMKTKKIKKKIERGDNNDNNHYQPQHRYVKRQQHSTEVRRIPKEKMLKVYKIRVRTNEENIRYFFFRSMKYVYNEEKDAFYNISCRIKEKVNSLDFNYILKKGGLNNNEIINNINEYGYNNIHLEIFSFFTNMRRELLDGIYMFQLYITYKNFFWKEIITSIIWIVISLLTVVRKILKNQKNKKEIFDNIQANNNTVVTVYRNSVVQQIPSNNLTIGDIIIITPKMTIPCDCILLTGHVLVDESLLTGESRPMKKACVPSGDSGMNWKRGMNGPNSFDMSYADQSGASHMLGAPHKSSSLENNHNKYAKRVKRSFEASPRSNKMGVKNDISRMGSSSSGSRRRRRSGSCSNGSCSGNSRGLHKPSGHRYRANNLLYAGTEVISTLNFSDNIYAIVINVSIYTYKGKYMQNVLFPNPLLFKYDSQLPIVFVFTILFSLICLYFQIRYLGLNMTSIFYTLGTLSQILPVWTPVVLNIGLNISTNRLKKEKNICCIAPSRIPICGKIRIFFFDKTGTLTDHNIEFSGVHFCNNILTEKKINLTEKGPFNRGMIDDVYDMKCERPSSFIAPSSKSVTQGYQRTGFAKIGGCKKREAYKSEVDEIEVDEIEVDKSEVDKREVYNKSEVDEIEVDKSEPNNDNSGSNHIIDPYPDRSHNRSHSRSNSRRSFYSSNDNARGAENVDGEKTEQVRISYKEKHMTHMVNGDKTKGKDEKLAPNDVLHNEKKETNEDEEEEKEKEEEEKEKEEKEKEEKEKEEEEKEKEEKEEKRDKSPSFNMREKNSRTSSEDIFQSYDEMEEQKPYEGKTYQYTLQDKKNNVNSEELKKRIEQNNLIDDIAHVRNVNMDGRLYGGEHDKSSTDNTCLDHKKDIKDEQDVLINIVPDLIDGVHCAKKKKKQRKEKKLNSEKSCNEKGEDAKQSSMDKSVDKKRSSKDEREYNEYAPIRSSLFNNSNSSMNSVTSLLYNSKLMWTNKVTLKNTPSNYHLLIYALAGSSCVYYDNNNIYGNEIDKKLFEATEMMITNYTNKHNMDIKRVSLRINNTYKYFDILKMFEFDYYTKTSTTLAYGNFDFKEKFFTVFSKGSFDKIYQKCVKNEELYFFKKKEQEYSKNGFYVIALAFKIIYNPSYEQVLLLSREELEKNMNFLSLIMFSNHIKKDAESVIQTLKSSSIRPVILTGDNAYNCLYVGNRIGLFNNINFYESFFTLSIDSSTASDFAKNIGEKEIDNEKEHLYLPSENAYRSNETKFLSFENFLKSNKGKEGSHHYSSNFMHNQNEQKSQKKNEKKKKIEKEEDPNKNNAHKYSALNKKYEGNKDQESDDENMMLLSRSPNEGERSNANAGERGRESCPYGNTSNNRNHNTYVNNKKGRGNNEYSYMNPVDQKHLEENNILSTQGSEEDRVEENIIVYGYVLNNELRFVNIQNDNKIDTNLVLYKDIYKEIILTGEAYKHVRSHIFHIRSLEEEEEEEQQHKQKQQPQSQHQFCVSKNPEGYKNFLLRIRIFSRLTPNNKMEIIRDFIKFDYICGMCGDGSNDCGALKISHAGLALSNSDSSIVSPFSSKNENLKSVIDILREGRACLVTSINCYKYMLLYGFMISIIKIVLFMNAHAVMSEYGYLFFDNIILLLLAKSMTLSKPACKLKTQTPTSSIVGAQTILSLLCTLIVNFFFFYLIIFQFFYIYDLPSSYDMNTSAPKSSWWLMSDNYESFLSCIWFCFQIVNSALILTFGGKYRKHIFTNYTFMTYYCLINVFLLYLTVGGPNKLTCLFRMNCNDEVSKRTKIKILDAISYSASGLSFYGPNGNNILSTGHKIKFIFLNILNIAINILISKYVLCERLYNRVRKFFNFQNRKVPT